The nucleotide window CTGCAGCGGGTGCGCGTTGGCCCCTTCTCCTCGGCGTCCGAGGCCAATGCGGCGGCGGCGCGCGTGAAAGCCCTGGGCCTGGAGGCGGCTGCCGCCGCGAGCGAGTGAATGAATCCGCGTGGTTACCGGTGGTGACCCGCGCCGCCCATGCACCGCGCTAAGGTGCGGCCTTCGTCATGAAGGAGAGACAACCATGGTTTTACGCAAGGCGCCCGCCACGGCGCTGACGCTGGCGGCGCTGCTGGCGCTGGCCGGATGCTCGTCGATTGGCCTGCCAGGCGGCGGCAGCGGGGAGCCGCCGCAGCCGCGCCCGATCGGCGCCAGCACGGCGCCCGTGGGTGGCACCTGTGACACGCAGGGCGCGCAATGGGCCGTGGGCCGGGCCGGCACGGCCAAGGTGGTGGAGGACGCACGCGTGCGCGCCGGCGCGCGCATGGCGCGCGTGCTGCGGCCGGGGCAGGCGGTGACGCAGGAGTTCGACGCGGACCGCCTGAGTTTGCAGCTGGACTCTGCCGGCAAGATCACCGCCGCGCGCTGCGGCTGACCCATCCACGCGCTGCAGCCGCGCGGCGTTTTGCGGTCGCGGCGTGGGCAGCGCCTTGTGCCTCAATCCGGCAAAAACAGCGCCTGCAGATCGCTCAGGAAGTCGAAGCCGCGCTCGGTCGGCCGCACATGCTCCATGTCGCGCTCGATCAGGCCGCGTTCCTCGGCCTGTGTCAGGCCGCGGGCAATGGCGGTGACGGCCAGGCCGGTGCGCGCGGTGAAATCCGCCAGCGCAAAGCCCTCTTTCAAGCGCAGGGCGTTCAGCATGAACTCGAAGGGCAGCTCGCCGCGGCGCACTTCCTCGTCCTGCGCCAGGGCATTGCCGGCCAGCGCGCGGTCCATGTACAGCCCGGGCTCGCGAAAGCGCACCTGGCGCACGATGCGGTGGGCAAAGCTGAGCTTGCTGTGCGCGCCGGCACCAACGCCCAGGTAGTCGCCGAACTGCCAATAGTTGCGGTTGTGCTGGCTCTCGTGGCCGGCGCGGGCGTAGGCCGACACTTCGTAGCGCCGCATCTGCGCGGCGCCCGTCAGCTCGGTGATGCGGTCCAGCATGGCGTAGGCGTCGTCGTCCTCGGGCAGGCCGGGGGGCGGGCTCTTGGCGAAGAAGGTGTTGGGCTCGATGGTCAGGTGGTAGACCGACAGGTGCGGCGGCGCGTGGTCCAGCGCGGTGCGCACGTCGCGTTCCAGCTGCGCCAGGGTCTGGCCGGGCAGGGCGTACATCAGGTCGAGGTTGAAGGTGTCGAACGCCTGGGCTGCCTCCTGCACGGCGGCCAGCGCCTGCGCGCCGTCGTGCACGCGGCCCAGGGCCGCCAGGTGCGCGTCGTTGAAGCTCTGCACGCCGATCGACAGCCGGGTGACGCCGGCGCTGCGATAGCCGCGAAAGCGCTCGCGCTCGAAGGTGCCGGGGTTGGCTTCCAGGGTGATCTCGCAACCCGGCTCCAGCAGCACGCGCGCGCGCAATGCGGCCAGCAACTGGTCGATGGCTTCGGGATCGAACAGGCTGGGCGTGCCACCGCCGATGAAGATGCTGTGCACGGTGCGGCCCCAGATCAGGGGCAGGGCGGACTCCAGATCGGCGACGAGC belongs to Melaminivora suipulveris and includes:
- the hemW gene encoding radical SAM family heme chaperone HemW translates to MTSVPIQPATPDAPPLRDVQHYLRPGLLQLTSLPPLSLYVHIPWCLRKCPYCDFNSHAVRGGASELPVRRYVDALVADLESALPLIWGRTVHSIFIGGGTPSLFDPEAIDQLLAALRARVLLEPGCEITLEANPGTFERERFRGYRSAGVTRLSIGVQSFNDAHLAALGRVHDGAQALAAVQEAAQAFDTFNLDLMYALPGQTLAQLERDVRTALDHAPPHLSVYHLTIEPNTFFAKSPPPGLPEDDDAYAMLDRITELTGAAQMRRYEVSAYARAGHESQHNRNYWQFGDYLGVGAGAHSKLSFAHRIVRQVRFREPGLYMDRALAGNALAQDEEVRRGELPFEFMLNALRLKEGFALADFTARTGLAVTAIARGLTQAEERGLIERDMEHVRPTERGFDFLSDLQALFLPD
- a CDS encoding I78 family peptidase inhibitor — protein: MVLRKAPATALTLAALLALAGCSSIGLPGGGSGEPPQPRPIGASTAPVGGTCDTQGAQWAVGRAGTAKVVEDARVRAGARMARVLRPGQAVTQEFDADRLSLQLDSAGKITAARCG